A part of Rhopalosiphum maidis isolate BTI-1 chromosome 3, ASM367621v3, whole genome shotgun sequence genomic DNA contains:
- the LOC113555894 gene encoding phenoloxidase 1-like: MTDKNNILFLFDRPTEPIFIGKGDENVSFDVPAEYLTDRYKPLASDIENRFSGAGKVIPITKLNRIPDLSFPLSLPRNASFSLFIPYHSKMASKLIETFMDTKSFDELLSLSVYCRDRLNPYMFIYALSVVVTHRPDTRNLELPSHVEMFPNLYMDSSVFSHAREESSVVQPGSRTPIEIPQDYSANDTDIEHRLSYFREDIGINLHHWHWHLVYPYEGPMNIVNKDRRGELFYYMHQQINARYNLERLSNNMNRVVRLNNWRDSITEGYFPKLDNILANRVWPSRPANARLSDINREVEQMSFDIEDLERWRDRLFSAIHSGYIINTAGNQVRLTETDGIDILGNLMEASILSLNPNFYGSLHNFGHDAISFIHDPDNRYLENYGVMGDPATAMRDPIFYRWHAYTDDIFQEFKATIPSYTTQTLGFENVKLQSVEVSATGIPRNEFLTFWQQSDVDLSRGLDFLPRGSVFARFTHLQHAPFNYKITIENNGNQRIGTVRIFLGPKFDERGLPFLFREQRKLFVELDKFSVTLKRGKNDIIRRSIDSTVTIPHEVTYRNLDKNRPSGNTDAAAAFNFCGCGWPQNMLIPKGSSDGFQCQLFVMVSNGANDQVENAHADVHTCDNASSYCGIRNARYPDARSMGYPFDRTPRDGVVTLQQFLTPNMAVQDVRIRFSNRTVAPLQSKIKT, from the exons ATGACagacaaaaataacattttgttctTGTTCGATCGTCCCACTGAACCTATATTCATCGGTAAAGGCGATGAGAATGTATCATTTGATGTACCAGCAGAATATTTG acTGATCGATACAAACCACTGGCATCGGACATTGAAAATCGTTTTTCTGGCGCTGGCAAAGTTATCCCAATTACTAAGTTGAACCGTATCCCCGACTTGTCATTTCCACTGTCACTTCCCAGAAATGCTTCATTTTCTCTTTTTATTCCGTACCACTCTAAAATGGCTTCAAAATTGATTGAAACTTTTATGg atACCAAATCTTTCGATGAATTACTATCGTTATCCGTATACTGTCGCGATCGATTGAATccgtatatgtttatttatgcattatcTGTAGTCGTGACACATAGACCTGACACCCGCAATTTGGAACTGCCATCACATGTAGAAATGTTTCCAAATTTGTATATGGATTCATCAGTTTTTAGCCATGCCAGAGAAGAATCATCTGTGGTTCAACCAGGTTCAAGA acCCCAATTGAAATACCACAAGATTATTCTGCCAACGATACGGACATCGAGCACAGACTCAGCTACTTCCGCGAAGATATTGGTATTAATCTTCATCATTGGCATTGGCATTTGGTCTATCCGTACGAAGGACCgatgaatattgtaaataaagacAGACGCGGTgaactattttattacatgCATCAACAGATTAATGCAAG GTACAATTTGGAACGACtgagtaataatatgaatagagTCGTTCGTCTGAATAATTGGCGTGACTCGATCACGGAGGGTTATTTCCCGAAATTAGACAACATTTTAGCCAACCGTGTGTGGCCATCGAGACCTGCTAACGCCAGACTTTct GATATTAACAGAGAAGTAGAACAGATGTCGTTTGATATCGAAGATTTGGAACGTTGGAGAGACCGTTTATTCAGCGCTATACATTcaggatatattattaat acagCTGGTAATCAAGTTCGTTTAACTGAAACTGATGGAATTGACATTTTGGGAAATCTTATGGAAGCTAGTATATTAAGTCTAAATCCAAATTTCTACGGTTCTCTTCACAATTTTGGTCACGATGCTATTTCTTTTATCCACGACCCCGATAATAgatatttg gaAAACTACGGAGTCATGGGTGACCCAGCAACTGCCATGCGTGATCCTATATTCTACCGTTGGCATGCATATACTGATGATATATTCCAAGAATTTAAAGCTACAATACCTAGTTATACTACTCAAACT ttgggTTTCGAAAACGTAAAATTACAAAGCGTAGAAGTATCGGCCACTGGAATACCAcgaaatgaatttttaacgttCTGGCAACAAAGTGATGTTGACTTGTCTAGGGGTTTGGACTTTTTGCCTCGTGGATCTGTATTTGCACGGTTTACTCATTTACAACATGCACCattcaattacaaaattacC attgaaaataatggaaaccAACGAATTGGAACAGTTCGCATCTTTCTTGGTCCTAAGTTTGATGAACGAGgtttaccatttttatttagggAACAGAGAAAACTTTTTGTGGAGCTTGATAAATTTAGCGTAACAC taaaGAGAGGAAAAAATGATATCATTCGACGATCTATTGATTCAACAGTAACTATTCCACACGAAGTAACTTATAGAAACTTAGATAAAAACAGACCATCCGGTAATACAGATGCAGCGGCAGCTTTTAATTTCTGTGGTTGTGGGTGGCCACAAAATATGTTGATACCCAAAGGGTCGTCTGATGGATTTCAGTGTCAATTGTTTGTCATGGTATCTAATGGTGCTAATGATCAG GTGGAGAACGCACACGCGGACGTTCATACATGCGACAATGCTTCCAGCTATTGTGGTATCCGCAACGCGCGTTATCCAGATGCTAGATCAATGGGTTATCCGTTTGATCGCACACCTAGAGATGGAGTGGTCACTCTTCAACAGTTTTTGACACCGAACATGGCTGTACAGGATGTGCGTATACGTTTTTCGAATCGCACAGTGGCACCGCTgcaaagcaaaataaaaacttaa